One Streptomyces sp. ML-6 genomic region harbors:
- a CDS encoding PPA1309 family protein, whose product MSNVSPSGPPMAASPLTVAVLEIDEYISGLGWDQPARLFALVDTAKLRDQEPGLAAQLGLEDPEAPASSLTPIEQDELPPGTALDEFLATIAWPDAVIGCAMSVERLMLPPSAEASVPEGLSDAQLTKWVAKHPERQEVRMTVAVLRDGTRESAVRLRAKDTPSEVRTGAGLVPGLADALAATFEA is encoded by the coding sequence ATGTCCAATGTTTCCCCCTCTGGCCCCCCGATGGCCGCGAGCCCGCTCACCGTCGCCGTGCTCGAAATCGACGAGTACATCTCCGGTCTCGGCTGGGACCAGCCGGCCCGGCTCTTCGCCCTGGTCGACACCGCCAAGCTGCGTGACCAGGAACCCGGTCTCGCGGCCCAGCTCGGCCTCGAAGACCCCGAGGCCCCGGCCTCCTCGCTCACCCCCATCGAACAGGACGAGCTGCCGCCGGGCACCGCCCTGGACGAGTTCCTGGCCACGATCGCCTGGCCCGACGCGGTGATCGGGTGCGCGATGTCGGTGGAGCGGCTGATGCTGCCGCCGTCCGCCGAGGCGTCCGTGCCGGAGGGGCTCAGCGACGCGCAGCTGACCAAGTGGGTCGCCAAGCACCCGGAGCGCCAGGAGGTGCGGATGACCGTGGCCGTCCTCCGGGACGGTACGCGCGAGTCGGCCGTGCGGCTGCGGGCGAAGGACACCCCGAGCGAGGTGCGGACCGGCGCCGGTCTGGTGCCCGGACTGGCCGACGCACTGGCCGCCACCTTCGAGGCCTGA
- a CDS encoding AIM24 family protein: MQSPLFNYTEQQSQDRYAIQNPQLLRVALTGHDDVLARKGAMVAYQGLMEFDGEYQTNSQRRARANTGEGLDLMRCSGQGTVFLANLAQYIHIVDVDHEGLTVDSAYVLALDSALHTEVIAVDSQYGISGTGKYQLNISGTGKVALMTSGQPLMMQVTPEKYVNADADAIVAWSSSLRVQMQAQTHSSGVWRRRGNTGEGWELNFLGQGFALVQPSEVLPPQNQQIGQGARAQYGMGQQGAHGQNQNNAWN, encoded by the coding sequence ATGCAGAGTCCGCTTTTCAACTACACGGAACAGCAGTCCCAGGACCGGTACGCCATCCAGAACCCGCAGCTCCTGCGGGTCGCGCTGACCGGCCACGACGACGTGCTCGCCCGCAAGGGCGCCATGGTCGCCTACCAGGGGCTGATGGAGTTCGACGGCGAGTACCAGACGAACAGCCAGCGCCGTGCCCGCGCGAACACCGGTGAGGGCCTCGACCTGATGCGCTGCTCCGGGCAGGGCACCGTCTTCCTCGCCAACCTCGCGCAGTACATCCACATCGTGGACGTCGATCACGAGGGCCTCACGGTGGACAGCGCCTACGTCCTGGCGCTGGACTCCGCGCTGCACACCGAGGTCATCGCGGTGGACAGCCAGTACGGCATCTCGGGCACCGGCAAGTACCAGCTCAACATCTCCGGCACCGGCAAGGTCGCCCTGATGACCTCGGGCCAGCCGCTGATGATGCAGGTCACCCCGGAGAAGTACGTCAACGCCGACGCCGACGCCATCGTCGCCTGGTCCAGCTCGCTGCGGGTGCAGATGCAGGCCCAGACGCACTCCTCCGGTGTGTGGCGCCGACGCGGCAACACCGGGGAGGGCTGGGAGCTCAACTTCCTCGGCCAGGGCTTCGCCCTGGTCCAGCCCAGCGAGGTGCTGCCCCCGCAGAACCAGCAGATCGGCCAGGGCGCCCGGGCCCAGTACGGCATGGGCCAGCAGGGAGCCCACGGCCAGAACCAGAACAACGCCTGGAACTGA
- a CDS encoding PDZ domain-containing protein, producing MPRRTATMLASTLILIALLCAGVLIKVPYSEMSPGPTVNTLGKVGSEPVLQISGHKTYPTSGNLNMTTVRVTGADYRMNLVEAVYGWLAHDSVVVPHDTLYPDGKTEQESTQENAEEFSQSQESAKVAALTELGIPVSSRVVVSTVVKDSPAQGKLHAGDVIKQVDGTPVEQPEDVAKLVTRHDPGEKVTFTIIPAKTAQAAEKAGKEPEGSREIVITTAKAPKEDRAIVGIQAGTDHTFPFRIDIELADVGGPSAGLMFSLGLIDKLTPGKLTGGKFVAGTGTIDDKGKVGPIGGINMKLVGAREAGARYFLTPDGNCRSAAADTPSGLTLVRVKTLADARESLEKIGAGDTAGLPSCSAG from the coding sequence ATGCCACGCCGCACCGCGACGATGCTCGCCTCCACCCTGATCCTCATCGCGCTGCTCTGCGCAGGCGTGCTGATCAAAGTGCCGTACTCGGAAATGTCCCCCGGACCGACCGTGAACACCCTCGGCAAGGTCGGCAGCGAACCCGTCCTGCAGATTTCCGGGCACAAGACGTATCCGACGTCCGGAAACCTCAACATGACGACGGTCAGGGTCACCGGCGCCGACTACCGGATGAACCTCGTCGAGGCCGTCTACGGCTGGCTGGCCCACGACAGCGTGGTCGTGCCGCACGACACGCTGTACCCCGACGGGAAGACCGAGCAGGAGTCGACCCAGGAGAACGCCGAGGAGTTCAGCCAGTCCCAGGAGAGCGCCAAGGTCGCCGCGCTGACCGAGCTGGGCATCCCGGTCTCCTCGCGCGTCGTGGTCTCCACGGTCGTGAAGGACAGCCCCGCCCAGGGCAAGCTGCACGCGGGCGACGTGATCAAGCAGGTCGACGGCACGCCGGTCGAGCAGCCGGAGGACGTGGCGAAGCTCGTCACCCGCCACGACCCCGGTGAGAAGGTCACGTTCACGATCATCCCCGCGAAGACGGCACAGGCGGCGGAGAAGGCCGGCAAGGAGCCCGAAGGCAGCCGGGAGATCGTCATCACGACCGCGAAGGCCCCCAAGGAGGACCGCGCGATCGTCGGCATCCAGGCCGGGACGGACCACACCTTCCCGTTCCGGATCGACATCGAGCTCGCCGACGTCGGCGGACCGAGCGCCGGCCTGATGTTCTCGCTGGGCCTCATCGACAAGCTGACGCCCGGCAAGCTCACCGGCGGGAAGTTCGTCGCGGGCACCGGTACGATCGACGACAAGGGCAAGGTCGGCCCGATCGGCGGCATCAACATGAAGCTGGTCGGCGCACGCGAGGCGGGTGCCAGGTACTTCCTGACACCGGACGGGAACTGCAGGTCCGCCGCCGCCGACACGCCGAGCGGGCTCACCCTGGTGAGGGTCAAGACGCTCGCCGACGCGCGGGAGTCCCTGGAGAAGATCGGGGCGGGGGACACGGCCGGGCTGCCGAGCTGCTCGGCAGGCTGA
- a CDS encoding NUDIX hydrolase, whose product MSLHDDAVLVLKEYEQRADPAQDELRRGYLDHLAEHPDGMWKACGAGHLTASALVVDPERGRVLLTLHRKLRMWLQMGGHCEPQDTSLAAAALREASEESGVSGLTLLAGGPVALDRHPIPAPCHWHLDVQYVALAPPGATEQISDESLDLRWFAYDEVASVADASVIRLTELARAALERRG is encoded by the coding sequence GTGAGCCTGCACGACGACGCCGTGCTCGTGCTGAAGGAGTACGAGCAGCGGGCCGACCCGGCCCAGGACGAGCTGCGCCGGGGCTACCTCGATCACCTGGCGGAACACCCCGACGGCATGTGGAAGGCCTGCGGGGCGGGTCATCTGACGGCCAGCGCCCTGGTCGTCGACCCGGAGCGCGGCCGGGTGCTGCTCACCCTGCACCGCAAGCTGCGGATGTGGTTGCAGATGGGCGGCCACTGTGAGCCGCAGGACACGTCGCTGGCCGCCGCGGCTCTCCGGGAGGCGTCCGAGGAGTCCGGTGTCAGCGGCCTGACGCTGCTCGCGGGGGGCCCGGTGGCACTGGACCGCCACCCGATCCCCGCCCCCTGCCACTGGCACCTGGACGTGCAGTACGTGGCCCTGGCGCCCCCGGGTGCGACGGAGCAGATCAGCGACGAGTCGCTGGACCTGCGCTGGTTCGCGTACGACGAGGTCGCCTCGGTGGCCGACGCGTCGGTCATCAGGCTGACGGAACTGGCCCGCGCGGCGCTGGAGCGGCGGGGCTGA
- a CDS encoding zinc-dependent metalloprotease — protein MSDTPFGFGLPPEEPENGDEGKKKDPTGGGQGSGGPANPFGFGPGAGGENPFAAMFGTMNPNDLGAAFQQLGQMLSYEGGPVNWDMAKQIARQTVSQGTPDGTKDASVGPAERSAVDEALRLADLWLDGVTSLPSGAVSTVAWSRAEWVEASLPAWQKLVDPVAERVGLAMGDVLPEEMQAMAGPLIGMMRSMGGAMFGQQIGQAVGVLAGEVVGSTDIGLPLGPAGKAALLPLNVERFGKDLSVPQDEVRLYLALREAAHQRLFAHVPWLRSHLFGAVEGYARGIKVDTSKLEDVVGQFDPSQPEQLQDALQQGMFQPEDTPEQKAALARLETALALVEGWVDAVVHEAAKSRLTSADALRETMRRRRASGGPAEQTFATLIGLQLRPRRLRDASRLWASLTDARGLDGRDALWEHPDMLPTARDLDDPDGFVHHEQLDFSELDKMLGEAAQGTQKPAADDGDDSTGGAEGRDGGKGDTDR, from the coding sequence GTGAGTGACACCCCATTCGGATTCGGCCTTCCGCCGGAGGAGCCGGAGAACGGCGACGAGGGCAAGAAGAAGGACCCCACCGGAGGTGGGCAGGGTTCGGGCGGGCCTGCGAACCCGTTCGGCTTCGGGCCCGGCGCGGGCGGTGAGAATCCGTTCGCGGCGATGTTCGGCACGATGAACCCCAACGACCTGGGCGCCGCCTTCCAGCAGCTCGGCCAGATGCTGAGCTACGAGGGCGGTCCCGTGAACTGGGACATGGCCAAGCAGATCGCCCGCCAGACGGTCTCGCAGGGCACGCCGGACGGCACCAAGGACGCCAGCGTCGGCCCGGCCGAGCGGTCCGCGGTCGACGAGGCGCTGCGCCTGGCCGACCTGTGGCTGGACGGCGTGACGTCGCTGCCCTCCGGTGCGGTCTCGACCGTGGCGTGGAGCCGGGCGGAGTGGGTCGAGGCGTCCCTGCCCGCGTGGCAGAAGCTGGTCGACCCGGTGGCCGAGCGCGTCGGTCTCGCCATGGGCGACGTGCTGCCCGAGGAGATGCAGGCGATGGCCGGCCCGCTGATCGGCATGATGCGGTCGATGGGCGGCGCGATGTTCGGCCAGCAGATCGGGCAGGCCGTCGGCGTGCTGGCCGGTGAGGTCGTCGGTTCGACCGACATCGGGCTGCCGCTGGGCCCGGCGGGCAAGGCCGCGCTCCTTCCTCTGAACGTCGAGAGGTTCGGCAAGGACCTCAGCGTCCCGCAGGACGAGGTGCGGCTGTACCTGGCCCTGCGCGAGGCCGCCCACCAGCGTCTCTTCGCCCACGTCCCGTGGCTGCGCTCGCACCTCTTCGGTGCCGTCGAGGGGTACGCGCGCGGCATCAAGGTCGACACCAGCAAGCTGGAGGACGTGGTCGGCCAGTTCGACCCGTCGCAGCCCGAGCAGCTGCAGGACGCCCTTCAGCAGGGCATGTTCCAGCCGGAGGACACGCCGGAGCAGAAGGCCGCCCTGGCCCGGCTGGAGACGGCGCTCGCGCTGGTCGAGGGCTGGGTCGACGCCGTGGTCCACGAGGCCGCGAAGTCCCGTCTGACCTCGGCGGACGCGTTGCGCGAGACGATGCGCAGGCGCCGTGCCTCCGGCGGTCCGGCCGAGCAGACGTTCGCCACGCTCATCGGTCTGCAGCTGCGCCCGCGGCGGCTGCGCGACGCCTCGCGGCTGTGGGCGTCCCTCACCGACGCACGCGGTCTCGACGGACGCGACGCCCTGTGGGAGCACCCCGACATGCTGCCGACGGCCCGGGACCTGGACGATCCGGACGGCTTCGTGCACCACGAGCAGCTGGACTTCTCCGAGCTGGACAAGATGCTCGGCGAGGCCGCGCAGGGCACGCAGAAGCCCGCCGCGGACGACGGGGACGACAGCACCGGCGGCGCCGAGGGCCGCGACGGCGGCAAGGGCGACACCGACCGGTGA
- a CDS encoding UPF0182 family protein yields MPDRGGGPTGPRIRVGRPSRRARTLLMTLGVLAILAMVFVMFAGFWTDWLWYRSVSYSSVFTTTLWTKIGLFLVFGLLMAVAVGLNIWLAHRLRPPLSAMSLEQQSLDRYRMSLAPHKKWVLLAITALVGLIAGASASGQWRTWLMYVNGVAFGQKDPQFHLDVSFYAFDLPWYRFLLGFGFAATVLSLIAAGLTHYLYGGLRITSPGARATGAATGHLSVLLGIFVSLKAVAYWLDRYGLAVKSSDFKATDNWTGLRYVDANAYLPAKTILFCIAAICAVLFFATLWRRTWQLPVIGFGLMVLSAILIGGLYPAIVQKFQVQPNEQAKEAPFIRKNIDATRDAYDIDDAQVDDYSGKSTTDDDAKLRASADSAASYRVMDPNVVSPAFQQLQQKRNYYQFPRTLDVDRYKDAAGKDQDTIIGLRELNLDGIPKRNWINDHFTYTHGYGAIAARGTTTGKNPKGSPDFTESGLPTDGELGKYEQRIYYGEKTEQYSIVGGPQKELDYEEDGEKTTSYQGDSGVSLSNAFNRAAYAVAFSEPQILYSGAIGEGSRILYNRTPKERVEAVAPWLTIDGDAYPAVVDGRIQWIVDAYTTTNSYPYASRTTLGDTTADSLTTNQRAVVAQQNQVNYIRNSVKATVDAYDGKVKLYEWDTEDPVLKTWRKAFPGTVEPRTDIPQELMDHLRYPQDLFKVQRELLTRYHVTNPAQFYSGSDAWQVPDDPTNKESGSVPPYYLSIKMPGQEDQKFSLTTTFTPKGRPDLGAFMAVDADAASKDYGTIRLLRVTTTVKGPGQVQSELNGNDDVAEFVRNLKGTDSDIEYGNLLTVPLEGGFLYIEPVYTRGGTQNYPLLRKVAASYGSKTVFENSLGEALNAVFGVAGSDTGQPPTDTTRPPSDTTQPPATGEAALKKAIADAQKAYEAGEAALKEQDWTAYGEAQKDLQDALERAAAAQSKPDSTDSTDKNGSEQGKPEDDKGRPEDKDKENASVARSGGG; encoded by the coding sequence ATGCCGGACCGCGGCGGAGGCCCGACAGGGCCACGGATCAGAGTCGGCCGCCCGTCCCGGCGCGCCCGTACCCTGCTCATGACATTGGGCGTCCTGGCGATTCTCGCCATGGTGTTCGTCATGTTCGCCGGGTTCTGGACGGACTGGCTCTGGTACCGGTCGGTCTCGTATTCGTCCGTCTTCACCACCACCCTGTGGACCAAGATCGGGCTGTTCCTCGTCTTCGGACTCCTGATGGCCGTGGCCGTCGGTCTGAACATCTGGCTCGCGCACCGGCTCCGGCCGCCGCTGAGCGCGATGTCCCTGGAGCAGCAGAGCCTGGACCGTTACCGGATGAGCCTGGCCCCGCACAAGAAGTGGGTGCTGCTCGCGATCACCGCCCTCGTCGGACTGATCGCCGGAGCATCCGCCTCCGGCCAGTGGCGTACCTGGCTGATGTACGTGAACGGCGTGGCGTTCGGACAGAAGGACCCCCAGTTCCACCTGGACGTGTCCTTCTACGCCTTCGACCTGCCGTGGTACCGCTTCCTGCTGGGCTTCGGCTTCGCGGCCACGGTGCTCTCGCTGATCGCCGCCGGACTGACCCACTACCTGTACGGCGGGCTCCGCATCACCAGCCCCGGCGCCCGCGCGACCGGTGCGGCCACCGGCCACCTGTCGGTGCTGCTCGGGATCTTCGTCTCGCTGAAGGCCGTGGCGTACTGGCTCGACCGGTACGGCCTGGCCGTGAAGTCCAGCGACTTCAAGGCCACGGACAACTGGACGGGCCTGCGGTACGTCGACGCCAACGCCTACCTCCCGGCGAAGACCATCCTCTTCTGCATCGCCGCGATCTGCGCCGTGCTGTTCTTCGCGACGCTCTGGCGCCGCACCTGGCAGCTCCCGGTGATCGGCTTCGGCCTCATGGTGCTCTCGGCGATCCTGATCGGCGGGCTGTACCCGGCGATCGTGCAGAAGTTCCAGGTCCAGCCGAACGAGCAGGCCAAGGAAGCACCGTTCATCCGGAAGAACATCGACGCGACGCGTGACGCGTACGACATCGACGACGCGCAGGTCGACGACTACTCCGGCAAGAGCACGACGGACGACGACGCCAAGCTGCGCGCGAGCGCGGACAGCGCCGCCAGCTACCGGGTGATGGACCCCAATGTCGTCTCCCCGGCCTTCCAGCAGCTCCAGCAGAAGAGGAACTACTACCAGTTCCCCAGGACGCTGGACGTCGACCGCTACAAGGACGCCGCCGGCAAGGACCAGGACACGATCATCGGTCTGCGCGAGCTCAACCTCGACGGCATCCCCAAGCGCAACTGGATCAACGACCACTTCACCTACACCCACGGCTACGGTGCCATCGCGGCCCGGGGCACGACGACCGGCAAGAACCCGAAGGGTTCCCCGGACTTCACCGAGTCCGGCCTGCCGACGGACGGTGAGCTCGGCAAGTACGAGCAGCGGATCTACTACGGCGAGAAGACCGAGCAGTACTCCATCGTCGGCGGGCCCCAGAAGGAGCTCGACTACGAGGAGGACGGCGAGAAGACCACCAGCTACCAGGGCGACAGCGGGGTCAGCCTCTCCAACGCCTTCAACCGTGCCGCGTACGCCGTCGCGTTCAGCGAGCCGCAGATCCTCTACTCGGGAGCCATCGGCGAGGGCTCGCGGATCCTCTACAACCGCACGCCCAAGGAGCGCGTCGAGGCGGTCGCCCCGTGGCTGACCATCGACGGCGACGCCTACCCGGCGGTGGTGGACGGCCGCATCCAGTGGATCGTCGACGCGTACACCACCACCAACAGCTACCCGTATGCCTCGCGCACGACGCTCGGTGACACCACGGCCGACTCGCTGACCACCAACCAGCGCGCGGTCGTCGCCCAGCAGAACCAGGTCAACTACATCCGCAACTCGGTGAAGGCCACCGTCGACGCGTACGACGGCAAGGTCAAGCTCTACGAGTGGGACACCGAGGACCCGGTCCTCAAGACCTGGCGCAAGGCGTTCCCGGGCACCGTCGAGCCGAGGACGGACATCCCGCAGGAGCTGATGGACCACCTGCGCTACCCGCAGGACCTGTTCAAGGTGCAGCGCGAACTGCTCACCCGCTACCACGTCACGAACCCCGCCCAGTTCTACAGCGGAAGTGACGCGTGGCAGGTCCCGGACGACCCGACCAACAAGGAGTCCGGTTCCGTCCCGCCGTACTACCTGAGCATAAAGATGCCCGGGCAGGAGGATCAGAAGTTCTCGCTGACGACGACGTTCACACCGAAGGGACGACCCGACCTCGGGGCGTTCATGGCGGTGGACGCGGACGCGGCCAGCAAGGACTACGGCACGATAAGGCTGCTGAGGGTCACCACCACGGTGAAGGGCCCCGGTCAGGTACAGAGTGAGCTCAACGGCAACGACGACGTCGCCGAGTTCGTGAGGAACCTGAAGGGGACCGACTCCGACATCGAGTACGGCAACCTGCTGACCGTGCCGCTCGAAGGGGGCTTCCTCTACATCGAGCCGGTCTACACGCGCGGTGGCACGCAGAACTATCCGCTGCTGCGGAAGGTGGCCGCCTCGTACGGGTCGAAGACCGTCTTCGAGAACAGCCTCGGCGAGGCGCTCAACGCGGTCTTCGGGGTGGCGGGCTCCGACACCGGCCAGCCGCCCACGGACACCACCCGGCCACCGAGCGACACCACGCAGCCGCCGGCCACCGGCGAGGCGGCGCTGAAGAAGGCCATCGCGGACGCGCAGAAGGCCTACGAGGCGGGTGAGGCAGCCCTGAAGGAACAGGACTGGACCGCCTACGGCGAGGCCCAGAAGGACCTGCAGGACGCGCTCGAACGCGCGGCGGCAGCCCAGTCCAAGCCGGACAGCACGGACAGCACGGACAAGAACGGCTCCGAACAGGGCAAGCCGGAGGACGACAAGGGCAGGCCGGAGGACAAGGACAAGGAGAACGCCTCCGTCGCCCGCAGCGGCGGCGGCTGA
- a CDS encoding molybdenum cofactor biosynthesis protein MoaE produces MAPIHDHPGEQASTDPVRLLEIRDTPLSVDEVFRAVGDDAAGGTALFVGTVRNHDGGQDVGALGYSCHPSAQDELRRVAEKVAANFPVRALAAVHRVGELQVGDLAVVVAVSCPHRAEAFEACRKLIDDLKHEVPIWKHQRFSDGTEEWVGAC; encoded by the coding sequence ATGGCTCCCATTCACGACCACCCCGGCGAGCAGGCGTCTACGGACCCCGTCCGGCTGCTGGAGATCCGCGACACGCCGCTGTCGGTCGACGAGGTCTTCCGGGCCGTCGGGGACGACGCCGCCGGTGGCACGGCGCTCTTCGTCGGCACGGTGCGCAACCACGACGGCGGTCAGGACGTCGGTGCGCTCGGGTACTCCTGTCACCCGTCGGCGCAGGACGAGCTGCGCCGGGTGGCCGAGAAGGTCGCCGCGAACTTCCCGGTCCGCGCGCTGGCCGCCGTCCACCGGGTGGGCGAGCTCCAAGTGGGCGATCTCGCGGTGGTCGTCGCCGTCTCCTGCCCGCACCGCGCCGAGGCGTTCGAGGCGTGCCGCAAGCTCATCGACGACCTCAAGCACGAGGTTCCGATCTGGAAGCACCAGCGCTTCTCGGACGGCACCGAGGAGTGGGTCGGCGCCTGCTGA
- a CDS encoding SDR family oxidoreductase, with the protein MSSPDPQVRAARNPSAPSTENKPAKSRSRSRGPVVAITGAAGGVGELLTARLAASEEIKQVIAIDERRGEVSEATWHLLDVRDPAIAEKLRGADVVVHLALDLDLETDPAARTAYNVRGTQTVLTAAAAVGVHRVVLCTSAMVYGALPDNDIPLAEDAELRATAEATGVGDLLEIERLGRRAPRAHPGLNVTVVRPTVLVGGTDTALTRYFESPRLLVVAGSRPAWQFCHVDDLVTALEYAALEKIDGEFAVGCDGWLEQEEVEELSGVRRMELPSAVALGAAARLHRIGLTPSPAGDLAYTMHPWVVSVSRLHDVGWRPAWTNEEVLAALLEEVEGRHTVAGRRLGRKDATAAGAAGATVALLGTAALVRRARKARRRI; encoded by the coding sequence GTGAGTTCCCCAGACCCTCAGGTTCGCGCAGCGCGAAACCCGTCCGCCCCCTCGACCGAGAACAAACCCGCAAAGAGCCGTTCCCGAAGCCGTGGCCCCGTCGTCGCGATCACCGGAGCCGCCGGTGGCGTGGGCGAGCTGCTCACCGCGCGCCTCGCGGCGTCCGAGGAGATCAAGCAGGTCATCGCCATCGACGAGCGGCGCGGCGAGGTGTCCGAGGCGACCTGGCACCTCCTCGACGTCCGCGACCCCGCCATCGCGGAGAAACTGCGCGGCGCGGACGTCGTGGTGCACCTGGCGCTCGACCTCGACCTGGAGACCGACCCCGCGGCCCGCACCGCCTACAACGTGCGCGGCACCCAGACCGTGCTGACGGCCGCGGCGGCCGTCGGCGTCCACCGGGTCGTGCTGTGCACATCGGCGATGGTCTACGGGGCGCTGCCCGACAACGACATCCCGCTCGCCGAGGACGCCGAGCTGCGGGCCACGGCCGAGGCCACCGGCGTCGGCGACCTCCTGGAGATCGAGCGGCTCGGCCGCCGCGCGCCCCGCGCCCACCCCGGACTCAACGTGACCGTGGTCAGGCCCACGGTCCTGGTCGGCGGTACGGACACCGCGCTGACCCGCTACTTCGAGTCGCCGCGCCTCCTGGTCGTCGCCGGATCACGACCGGCCTGGCAGTTCTGCCACGTCGACGATTTGGTCACGGCCCTGGAGTACGCCGCGCTGGAGAAGATCGACGGCGAGTTCGCGGTCGGCTGCGACGGCTGGCTGGAACAGGAGGAGGTCGAGGAGCTCAGCGGCGTCCGCCGGATGGAACTGCCCTCCGCCGTGGCCCTGGGCGCCGCCGCCCGGCTGCACCGGATCGGCCTCACCCCGTCACCGGCGGGCGATCTGGCGTACACGATGCACCCCTGGGTGGTCAGCGTGAGCCGGCTGCACGACGTGGGCTGGCGCCCGGCCTGGACCAACGAGGAGGTGCTCGCCGCGCTCCTCGAAGAGGTCGAGGGTCGGCACACCGTCGCCGGCCGTCGACTCGGCCGCAAGGACGCCACCGCGGCGGGCGCCGCCGGTGCGACCGTGGCGCTCCTGGGCACCGCCGCGCTGGTCCGCCGCGCCCGCAAGGCCCGCCGCCGCATCTGA